In Meriones unguiculatus strain TT.TT164.6M chromosome 17, Bangor_MerUng_6.1, whole genome shotgun sequence, a single window of DNA contains:
- the LOC110562039 gene encoding zinc finger protein 431-like isoform X4: protein MSCSSTVFGQDLQQDTVTYEDVHVNFTHEEWSLLDSSQKSLYRDVMLETYWNLTAIGYKLEDQNIEEYCQSSRRHGSYNICHCGYKPCEHNGYGKKQCAFTQNSFLQIYDRIHSEEKPYECSRCSKIFANFRSLRKHEKNHTREKPYECNHCGKAFPSRSSLQIHIRTHTGEKPFDCHECGKSFACSSHLQIHKRTHTGEKPYVCNECGKAFARVSNLQIHKRSHTGEKPYDCNECGKAFACRSHLQIHKRTHTGEKPYDCKECGKAFATRCRLQKHERTHTGEKPYQCDQCGKAFTGRSHLQIHERSHTGEKPYECSQCGKAFAYNSDLHRHEIIHTGEKPYGCNQCGKAFASRSSLRNHEEHHTLEKPYECTHCGKAFAYCSNLYIHERIHTGERPYKCNQCGKAFARPSHLHIHERIHAGEKPHECSQCGKAFLFRSSLQVHERTHTGDKPYNCTQCGKAFARRSLLQIHERSHSGEKPYVCNHCSKAFVCRSSLQIHERSHTGEKPYECNQCDKAFTRRSLLQIHERSHSGEKPYGCNQCEKAFARRSLLQIHERSHSGEKPYECNHCSKAFASRSSLRNHEKHHTVEKPNECTQCELKSGNQGTPRTS from the exons GACACAGTGACCTATGAGGATGTACATGTAAACTTCACTCATGAAGAGTGGAGTTTGCTGGattcttcccagaagagtctctatagagatgtgatgctggagacctactgGAACCTCACTGCAATAG GTTACAAATTAGAAGACCAGAATATTGAAGAATACTGTCAAAGTTCCAGAAGACATGGAAG CTACAACATCTGTCACTGTGGATACAAGCCTTGTGAGCATAACGGATATGGAAAGAAGCAGTGTGCCTTTACACAGAATAGTTTCCTTCAAATATATGACAGAATCCATAGTgaagaaaaaccctatgaatgtagtcgatGCAGTAAAATCTTTGCAAATTTCCGTAGTCTtcgaaaacatgaaaaaaatcataccagagaaaaaccctatgaatgtaatcactgtggcAAAGCTTTTCCAAGTCGCAGTTCTCTTCAGATACACATAAGAACTCATACGGGAGAGAAACCATTTGATTGCCAcgaatgtggtaaatcctttgcatgtaGCAGTCAtcttcaaatacacaaaaggactcacacaggagagaaaccctatgtttgcaatgaatgtggtaaagcatttgcacgTGTCAGTAAtcttcaaatacacaaaagaagtcatacaggagagaaaccctatgattgcaatgaatgtggtaaagcctttgcatgtcgcAGTCATCTTCAGATACACaaaagaactcacacgggagagaaaccctatgattgcaaagaatgtggtaaagcctttgcaactCGCTGTCGTCTTCAAAaacatgaaagaactcatactggagagaaaccttatcaatgtgatcagtgtggtaaagcctttacaggCCGTAGTCATcttcaaatacatgaaagaagtcacactggagagaaaccctatgaatgttctcaatgtggtaaagcctttgcatataacagtgaTCTTCACAGGCATGAaataattcatactggagagaaaccctatggatgtaatcagtgtggtaaagcctttgcaagtcGTAGTAGTCTTCGAAATCATGAAGAACATCATACTCttgagaaaccctatgaatgtactcactgtggtaaagcctttgcatattgCAGTAATCTTTAtatacatgaaagaattcataccgGAGAGAGGccctataaatgtaatcaatgtggtaaagcctttgcacgtccCAGTCATCTTCATATccatgaaagaattcatgctggagagaaaccccatgaGTGTAGTCAATGTGGAAAAGCATTTTTATTTCGcagtagtcttcaagtacatgaaagaactcacactggagataAACCTTACAATTgtactcaatgtggtaaagcctttgcacgccgCAGTCTTcttcaaatacatgaaagaagtcatagtggagagaaaccttatgtgTGTAATCATTGCAGTAAAGCCTTTGTGTGTCGCAGTAGTCTTCAAATACATGAGAGATctcacactggtgagaaaccttatgaatgtaatcagtgtgataaagcctttacaCGTCGCagtcttcttcaaattcatgaaagaagtcatagtggagaaaaaccctatggatgtaatcagtgtgagaaagctTTTGCACGTCGCagtcttcttcaaattcatgaaagaagtcacagtggagagaaaccttatgagtgtaatcattgcagtaaagcctttgcaagtcGTAGTAGCCTTCGAAATCATGAAAAACATCATACTGTTGAGAAACCTAATGAATGTACTCAGTGTG aacTTAAGAGTGGGAACCAAGGTACTCCAAGGACAAGCTAA
- the LOC110562039 gene encoding zinc finger protein 431-like isoform X5, whose amino-acid sequence MSCSSTVFGQDLQQDTVTYEDVHVNFTHEEWSLLDSSQKSLYRDVMLETYWNLTAIGYKLEDQNIEEYCQSSRRHGSYNICHCGYKPCEHNGYGKKQCAFTQNSFLQIYDRIHSEEKPYECSRCSKIFANFRSLRKHEKNHTREKPYECNHCGKAFPSRSSLQIHIRTHTGEKPFDCHECGKSFACSSHLQIHKRTHTGEKPYVCNECGKAFARVSNLQIHKRSHTGEKPYDCNECGKAFACRSHLQIHKRTHTGEKPYDCKECGKAFATRCRLQKHERTHTGEKPYQCDQCGKAFTGRSHLQIHERSHTGEKPYECSQCGKAFAYNSDLHRHEIIHTGEKPYGCNQCGKAFASRSSLRNHEEHHTLEKPYECTHCGKAFAYCSNLYIHERIHTGERPYKCNQCGKAFARPSHLHIHERIHAGEKPHECSQCGKAFLFRSSLQVHERTHTGDKPYNCTQCGKAFARRSLLQIHERSHSGEKPYVCNHCSKAFVCRSSLQIHERSHTGEKPYECNQCDKAFTRRSLLQIHERSHSGEKPYGCNQCEKAFARRSLLQIHERSHSGEKPYECNHCSKAFASRSSLRNHEKHHTVEKPNECTQCDLKSGNQGTPGTS is encoded by the exons GACACAGTGACCTATGAGGATGTACATGTAAACTTCACTCATGAAGAGTGGAGTTTGCTGGattcttcccagaagagtctctatagagatgtgatgctggagacctactgGAACCTCACTGCAATAG GTTACAAATTAGAAGACCAGAATATTGAAGAATACTGTCAAAGTTCCAGAAGACATGGAAG CTACAACATCTGTCACTGTGGATACAAGCCTTGTGAGCATAACGGATATGGAAAGAAGCAGTGTGCCTTTACACAGAATAGTTTCCTTCAAATATATGACAGAATCCATAGTgaagaaaaaccctatgaatgtagtcgatGCAGTAAAATCTTTGCAAATTTCCGTAGTCTtcgaaaacatgaaaaaaatcataccagagaaaaaccctatgaatgtaatcactgtggcAAAGCTTTTCCAAGTCGCAGTTCTCTTCAGATACACATAAGAACTCATACGGGAGAGAAACCATTTGATTGCCAcgaatgtggtaaatcctttgcatgtaGCAGTCAtcttcaaatacacaaaaggactcacacaggagagaaaccctatgtttgcaatgaatgtggtaaagcatttgcacgTGTCAGTAAtcttcaaatacacaaaagaagtcatacaggagagaaaccctatgattgcaatgaatgtggtaaagcctttgcatgtcgcAGTCATCTTCAGATACACaaaagaactcacacgggagagaaaccctatgattgcaaagaatgtggtaaagcctttgcaactCGCTGTCGTCTTCAAAaacatgaaagaactcatactggagagaaaccttatcaatgtgatcagtgtggtaaagcctttacaggCCGTAGTCATcttcaaatacatgaaagaagtcacactggagagaaaccctatgaatgttctcaatgtggtaaagcctttgcatataacagtgaTCTTCACAGGCATGAaataattcatactggagagaaaccctatggatgtaatcagtgtggtaaagcctttgcaagtcGTAGTAGTCTTCGAAATCATGAAGAACATCATACTCttgagaaaccctatgaatgtactcactgtggtaaagcctttgcatattgCAGTAATCTTTAtatacatgaaagaattcataccgGAGAGAGGccctataaatgtaatcaatgtggtaaagcctttgcacgtccCAGTCATCTTCATATccatgaaagaattcatgctggagagaaaccccatgaGTGTAGTCAATGTGGAAAAGCATTTTTATTTCGcagtagtcttcaagtacatgaaagaactcacactggagataAACCTTACAATTgtactcaatgtggtaaagcctttgcacgccgCAGTCTTcttcaaatacatgaaagaagtcatagtggagagaaaccttatgtgTGTAATCATTGCAGTAAAGCCTTTGTGTGTCGCAGTAGTCTTCAAATACATGAGAGATctcacactggtgagaaaccttatgaatgtaatcagtgtgataaagcctttacaCGTCGCagtcttcttcaaattcatgaaagaagtcatagtggagaaaaaccctatggatgtaatcagtgtgagaaagctTTTGCACGTCGCagtcttcttcaaattcatgaaagaagtcacagtggagagaaaccttatgagtgtaatcattgcagtaaagcctttgcaagtcGTAGTAGCCTTCGAAATCATGAAAAACATCATACTGTTGAGAAACCTAATGAATGTACTCAGTGTG atctTAAGAGTGGGAACCAAGGTACTCCAGGAACAAGCTAA
- the LOC110562039 gene encoding zinc finger protein 431-like isoform X1, with product MSCSSTVFGQDLQQDTVTYEDVHVNFTHEEWSLLDSSQKSLYRDVMLETYWNLTAIGYKLEDQNIEEYCQSSRRHGSYNICHCGYKPCEHNGYGKKQCAFTQNSFLQIYDRIHSEEKPYECSRCSKIFANFRSLRKHEKNHTREKPYECNHCGKAFPSRSSLQIHIRTHTGEKPFDCHECGKSFACSSHLQIHKRTHTGEKPYVCNECGKAFARVSNLQIHKRSHTGEKPYDCNECGKAFACRSHLQIHKRTHTGEKPYDCKECGKAFATRCRLQKHERTHTGEKPYQCDQCGKAFTGRSHLQIHERSHTGEKPYECSQCGKAFAYNSDLHRHEIIHTGEKPYGCNQCGKAFASRSSLRNHEEHHTLEKPYECTHCGKAFAYCSNLYIHERIHTGERPYKCNQCGKAFARPSHLHIHERIHAGEKPHECSQCGKAFLFRSSLQVHERTHTGDKPYNCTQCGKAFARRSLLQIHERSHSGEKPYVCNHCSKAFVCRSSLQIHERSHTGEKPYECNQCDKAFTRRSLLQIHERSHSGEKPYGCNQCEKAFARRSLLQIHERSHSGEKPYECNHCSKAFASRSSLRNHEKHHTVEKPNECTQCGKSLACCSHFQIHEKGQTAKKLYECTQCGKAFASWSTLHNHAKCHTGEIPYGCN from the exons GACACAGTGACCTATGAGGATGTACATGTAAACTTCACTCATGAAGAGTGGAGTTTGCTGGattcttcccagaagagtctctatagagatgtgatgctggagacctactgGAACCTCACTGCAATAG GTTACAAATTAGAAGACCAGAATATTGAAGAATACTGTCAAAGTTCCAGAAGACATGGAAG CTACAACATCTGTCACTGTGGATACAAGCCTTGTGAGCATAACGGATATGGAAAGAAGCAGTGTGCCTTTACACAGAATAGTTTCCTTCAAATATATGACAGAATCCATAGTgaagaaaaaccctatgaatgtagtcgatGCAGTAAAATCTTTGCAAATTTCCGTAGTCTtcgaaaacatgaaaaaaatcataccagagaaaaaccctatgaatgtaatcactgtggcAAAGCTTTTCCAAGTCGCAGTTCTCTTCAGATACACATAAGAACTCATACGGGAGAGAAACCATTTGATTGCCAcgaatgtggtaaatcctttgcatgtaGCAGTCAtcttcaaatacacaaaaggactcacacaggagagaaaccctatgtttgcaatgaatgtggtaaagcatttgcacgTGTCAGTAAtcttcaaatacacaaaagaagtcatacaggagagaaaccctatgattgcaatgaatgtggtaaagcctttgcatgtcgcAGTCATCTTCAGATACACaaaagaactcacacgggagagaaaccctatgattgcaaagaatgtggtaaagcctttgcaactCGCTGTCGTCTTCAAAaacatgaaagaactcatactggagagaaaccttatcaatgtgatcagtgtggtaaagcctttacaggCCGTAGTCATcttcaaatacatgaaagaagtcacactggagagaaaccctatgaatgttctcaatgtggtaaagcctttgcatataacagtgaTCTTCACAGGCATGAaataattcatactggagagaaaccctatggatgtaatcagtgtggtaaagcctttgcaagtcGTAGTAGTCTTCGAAATCATGAAGAACATCATACTCttgagaaaccctatgaatgtactcactgtggtaaagcctttgcatattgCAGTAATCTTTAtatacatgaaagaattcataccgGAGAGAGGccctataaatgtaatcaatgtggtaaagcctttgcacgtccCAGTCATCTTCATATccatgaaagaattcatgctggagagaaaccccatgaGTGTAGTCAATGTGGAAAAGCATTTTTATTTCGcagtagtcttcaagtacatgaaagaactcacactggagataAACCTTACAATTgtactcaatgtggtaaagcctttgcacgccgCAGTCTTcttcaaatacatgaaagaagtcatagtggagagaaaccttatgtgTGTAATCATTGCAGTAAAGCCTTTGTGTGTCGCAGTAGTCTTCAAATACATGAGAGATctcacactggtgagaaaccttatgaatgtaatcagtgtgataaagcctttacaCGTCGCagtcttcttcaaattcatgaaagaagtcatagtggagaaaaaccctatggatgtaatcagtgtgagaaagctTTTGCACGTCGCagtcttcttcaaattcatgaaagaagtcacagtggagagaaaccttatgagtgtaatcattgcagtaaagcctttgcaagtcGTAGTAGCCTTCGAAATCATGAAAAACATCATACTGTTGAGAAACCTAATGAATGTACTCAGTGTGGTAAGTCACTTGCATGTTGCAGtcattttcaaattcatgaaAAAGGTCAGACTGCAAAGAAACTCTATGAATgtactcaatgtggtaaagcctttgcatcttgGAGTACTCTTCATAATCATGCAAAATGTCATACTGGAGAGATACCCTATGGATGTAATTGA
- the LOC110562039 gene encoding zinc finger protein 431-like isoform X3, translating to MDTVTYEDVHVNFTHEEWSLLDSSQKSLYRDVMLETYWNLTAIGYKLEDQNIEEYCQSSRRHGSYNICHCGYKPCEHNGYGKKQCAFTQNSFLQIYDRIHSEEKPYECSRCSKIFANFRSLRKHEKNHTREKPYECNHCGKAFPSRSSLQIHIRTHTGEKPFDCHECGKSFACSSHLQIHKRTHTGEKPYVCNECGKAFARVSNLQIHKRSHTGEKPYDCNECGKAFACRSHLQIHKRTHTGEKPYDCKECGKAFATRCRLQKHERTHTGEKPYQCDQCGKAFTGRSHLQIHERSHTGEKPYECSQCGKAFAYNSDLHRHEIIHTGEKPYGCNQCGKAFASRSSLRNHEEHHTLEKPYECTHCGKAFAYCSNLYIHERIHTGERPYKCNQCGKAFARPSHLHIHERIHAGEKPHECSQCGKAFLFRSSLQVHERTHTGDKPYNCTQCGKAFARRSLLQIHERSHSGEKPYVCNHCSKAFVCRSSLQIHERSHTGEKPYECNQCDKAFTRRSLLQIHERSHSGEKPYGCNQCEKAFARRSLLQIHERSHSGEKPYECNHCSKAFASRSSLRNHEKHHTVEKPNECTQCGKSLACCSHFQIHEKGQTAKKLYECTQCGKAFASWSTLHNHAKCHTGEIPYGCN from the exons GACACAGTGACCTATGAGGATGTACATGTAAACTTCACTCATGAAGAGTGGAGTTTGCTGGattcttcccagaagagtctctatagagatgtgatgctggagacctactgGAACCTCACTGCAATAG GTTACAAATTAGAAGACCAGAATATTGAAGAATACTGTCAAAGTTCCAGAAGACATGGAAG CTACAACATCTGTCACTGTGGATACAAGCCTTGTGAGCATAACGGATATGGAAAGAAGCAGTGTGCCTTTACACAGAATAGTTTCCTTCAAATATATGACAGAATCCATAGTgaagaaaaaccctatgaatgtagtcgatGCAGTAAAATCTTTGCAAATTTCCGTAGTCTtcgaaaacatgaaaaaaatcataccagagaaaaaccctatgaatgtaatcactgtggcAAAGCTTTTCCAAGTCGCAGTTCTCTTCAGATACACATAAGAACTCATACGGGAGAGAAACCATTTGATTGCCAcgaatgtggtaaatcctttgcatgtaGCAGTCAtcttcaaatacacaaaaggactcacacaggagagaaaccctatgtttgcaatgaatgtggtaaagcatttgcacgTGTCAGTAAtcttcaaatacacaaaagaagtcatacaggagagaaaccctatgattgcaatgaatgtggtaaagcctttgcatgtcgcAGTCATCTTCAGATACACaaaagaactcacacgggagagaaaccctatgattgcaaagaatgtggtaaagcctttgcaactCGCTGTCGTCTTCAAAaacatgaaagaactcatactggagagaaaccttatcaatgtgatcagtgtggtaaagcctttacaggCCGTAGTCATcttcaaatacatgaaagaagtcacactggagagaaaccctatgaatgttctcaatgtggtaaagcctttgcatataacagtgaTCTTCACAGGCATGAaataattcatactggagagaaaccctatggatgtaatcagtgtggtaaagcctttgcaagtcGTAGTAGTCTTCGAAATCATGAAGAACATCATACTCttgagaaaccctatgaatgtactcactgtggtaaagcctttgcatattgCAGTAATCTTTAtatacatgaaagaattcataccgGAGAGAGGccctataaatgtaatcaatgtggtaaagcctttgcacgtccCAGTCATCTTCATATccatgaaagaattcatgctggagagaaaccccatgaGTGTAGTCAATGTGGAAAAGCATTTTTATTTCGcagtagtcttcaagtacatgaaagaactcacactggagataAACCTTACAATTgtactcaatgtggtaaagcctttgcacgccgCAGTCTTcttcaaatacatgaaagaagtcatagtggagagaaaccttatgtgTGTAATCATTGCAGTAAAGCCTTTGTGTGTCGCAGTAGTCTTCAAATACATGAGAGATctcacactggtgagaaaccttatgaatgtaatcagtgtgataaagcctttacaCGTCGCagtcttcttcaaattcatgaaagaagtcatagtggagaaaaaccctatggatgtaatcagtgtgagaaagctTTTGCACGTCGCagtcttcttcaaattcatgaaagaagtcacagtggagagaaaccttatgagtgtaatcattgcagtaaagcctttgcaagtcGTAGTAGCCTTCGAAATCATGAAAAACATCATACTGTTGAGAAACCTAATGAATGTACTCAGTGTGGTAAGTCACTTGCATGTTGCAGtcattttcaaattcatgaaAAAGGTCAGACTGCAAAGAAACTCTATGAATgtactcaatgtggtaaagcctttgcatcttgGAGTACTCTTCATAATCATGCAAAATGTCATACTGGAGAGATACCCTATGGATGTAATTGA